The following are encoded together in the Xanthomonas sacchari genome:
- a CDS encoding type II toxin-antitoxin system RelE/ParE family toxin: MGFTVRFTEEAREDLSRLYDWLLQRAEGDFTVAERALQAIRDGITVLELAPLSCRKAGPGDPFLRELVIGFGASGYVLLFEVEDSQCVTVMAVRHQREDDYH, translated from the coding sequence GTGGGATTCACCGTCCGCTTCACGGAGGAAGCGCGCGAAGACCTCTCGCGCCTCTACGACTGGCTACTGCAACGCGCAGAGGGCGATTTCACCGTGGCCGAGCGTGCGCTGCAGGCCATCCGAGACGGCATCACCGTGCTTGAACTTGCGCCGTTGAGCTGTCGCAAGGCAGGCCCTGGGGATCCATTTCTGCGCGAGCTTGTGATCGGCTTTGGCGCCAGCGGCTATGTGCTGCTGTTCGAGGTCGAGGACAGCCAATGCGTGACCGTAATGGCGGTTCGGCATCAGCGCGAAGACGACTATCACTGA
- a CDS encoding YlcI/YnfO family protein yields the protein MKSASLPSLRVDPALREAAEAVLQKGETLSSFVEQSVRAQVQLRQQQDAFIARGLVSRNSARQSGRYIDAKDVLAGLQSRLDMARKS from the coding sequence ATGAAATCAGCATCCCTACCTTCGCTCCGGGTCGATCCTGCGCTGCGCGAGGCCGCCGAGGCGGTGCTGCAAAAGGGCGAAACCTTGTCCAGCTTCGTCGAGCAGTCCGTGCGCGCCCAAGTGCAGCTGCGACAGCAGCAGGACGCGTTTATCGCGCGCGGCCTGGTATCGCGCAATAGCGCTCGGCAGTCGGGCCGCTACATCGACGCAAAAGACGTGCTGGCTGGGCTGCAGTCCCGGCTGGATATGGCCCGTAAGAGCTAA
- a CDS encoding type I restriction-modification system subunit M N-terminal domain-containing protein, with protein MERIEHKFFKELEKKLWTAADKLRSALDASVYKHVFSGPVFLKYVSDALEERQRELEEHWILAAATGNAADITAS; from the coding sequence ATGGAACGGATAGAACACAAATTTTTCAAAGAGCTCGAAAAGAAGCTCTGGACCGCTGCCGACAAGCTGCGCTCGGCGCTGGACGCGTCTGTCTACAAGCATGTCTTTTCGGGCCCGGTCTTCCTTAAGTACGTCTCAGATGCCTTGGAGGAGCGACAACGCGAACTCGAAGAACATTGGATCCTTGCCGCTGCCACTGGCAATGCCGCCGACATTACGGCGAGCTGA
- a CDS encoding restriction endonuclease, with protein MANITKRRKGELIRMLFQILKAQPEGMRASDALEVLAKQVTMTEYEAGDYQTGGRRFEKIVRFSTVAPVKAGWMVKDKGIWTLTPDGEAALQTYPDPEQFTRAVGQLYRKWKSAQPDPIEDGEGEEELGEGSATITLEEAEERAWTEIEAYLAAMPPYDFQELVGSLLKAMGYHVAWIAPPGKDGGTDIIAYNDPLGTRPPRIKVQVKRNANSPRIDVRDLRSFMAVLGEGDVGLFVALSGFTKDADYEARQSHRRISLIDARRLVELWTTHYGQLDDVARVRLPLKPVWFLAGER; from the coding sequence ATGGCCAACATCACCAAGCGCCGCAAAGGCGAGCTGATCCGCATGCTGTTCCAAATCCTCAAGGCGCAGCCTGAGGGAATGCGGGCCAGCGACGCGCTGGAGGTGCTGGCCAAGCAGGTCACGATGACCGAGTACGAAGCTGGGGATTACCAGACCGGCGGCCGCCGCTTCGAGAAGATCGTGCGCTTCAGCACCGTGGCGCCAGTGAAGGCTGGTTGGATGGTCAAGGACAAAGGGATCTGGACCCTGACGCCCGACGGTGAGGCTGCCTTGCAGACCTATCCCGACCCCGAACAGTTCACCCGCGCGGTCGGCCAGCTCTACCGTAAATGGAAGAGCGCTCAGCCGGACCCCATCGAGGACGGGGAAGGCGAGGAAGAACTCGGCGAAGGCTCGGCCACCATCACCCTGGAAGAGGCCGAAGAGAGGGCCTGGACCGAGATCGAGGCGTACCTGGCGGCGATGCCGCCATACGACTTTCAGGAACTGGTCGGCTCGCTGCTGAAGGCGATGGGCTACCACGTGGCGTGGATTGCGCCGCCCGGCAAGGACGGCGGCACCGACATCATCGCCTACAACGACCCGCTCGGCACCCGGCCGCCGCGCATCAAGGTGCAGGTCAAGCGTAACGCCAACTCCCCGCGCATCGACGTGAGAGACCTGCGCAGCTTCATGGCCGTCCTCGGCGAGGGCGACGTGGGCCTGTTCGTGGCCCTGTCCGGCTTCACCAAGGACGCGGACTACGAAGCGCGGCAGTCGCATCGGCGGATCAGCCTGATCGATGCGCGCCGGTTGGTGGAGCTGTGGACCACGCATTATGGACAGCTCGACGATGTTGCGCGCGTCCGTCTTCCGCTCAAGCCGGTGTGGTTTCTGGCCGGGGAGCGCTAA
- a CDS encoding diguanylate cyclase — translation MRWGSRIRPCSRLAVHGSASLHIGSDTRGTRLRRQLPRPRLRRAPRHLGENAVRSRLVWQPLGALLWWNVLLPCAMAHTTAVSMCAPAQALPACVAAVRAADPAAALQMGMPAWDAAADKQGSIALGLELVDAAAAAEQPNTVVSIGSALLAQPVSPQQRVRLFTQLNAEIWRPRDAARIAQLEGEMRRLETELPDEPHIAELWRLLARSYYKMGAQDDALRVARIALSKVRQHPDPVEYKANQTVFLVSAQQGRMPDAIAALLEAERASKALGAPDDVTMLHNATSLFIYANEWKRAIDYGQRALAAYDVAPHKDLTRADVLNNLGTAYQGANELQRSEAIYRQALAAGRADGKTSLIGPLNNLGNVLELQHRPREALPLLREAAAMLKGAAPAGDHGEAGIVYSTLGNILADLGQRDAAADAFERARQMFMRWDNVPRRLELYPRMIDNLDALGRDREALALMREYKAVNDKAVNVESKTRIAQLESAVDLARKKSELAALGRARAAEQTAYAQLQAREQRQRSVLYGLLAALLALAGFFLLKVREGRVRRRINAELARKNDEIQTQHRELEQLAATIRRQSEEDALTGLRNRRYVTAWLQAREAAVTPERRQEPLLIALLDIDHFKRVNDLHGHEGGDHALIRLGDLLRECARSSDIIARWGGEEFLWICPGGTLADAPRLFRRLRDRLHADPLVRPTGRIALTVSMGVSLFPAHPGGDWPLSLRIADAALYRAKHAGRDRWVGLTLEGGATDLGADVSLEVLEAEGRLRQSGGGGDGVVFVVGQGVA, via the coding sequence ATGAGATGGGGCTCAAGAATCCGGCCATGCAGCCGATTAGCAGTGCACGGGTCGGCGTCGCTGCACATCGGCAGCGACACGCGGGGAACCAGATTGCGCCGGCAACTGCCGCGTCCACGGCTCCGGCGTGCGCCGCGGCATCTTGGGGAGAACGCAGTGCGCAGTCGCTTGGTTTGGCAGCCGCTCGGAGCACTGCTGTGGTGGAACGTGCTGCTGCCGTGCGCGATGGCACACACGACCGCTGTGTCGATGTGCGCGCCGGCACAGGCCTTGCCGGCCTGCGTGGCGGCGGTGCGTGCCGCCGACCCGGCGGCCGCGCTGCAGATGGGCATGCCGGCCTGGGACGCCGCGGCCGACAAGCAAGGCTCGATCGCGCTCGGCCTGGAATTGGTCGATGCGGCTGCCGCTGCGGAGCAGCCCAATACCGTGGTGTCCATCGGCTCGGCGCTGCTCGCCCAGCCGGTGTCGCCGCAACAGCGGGTGCGCCTGTTCACGCAACTCAATGCCGAGATCTGGCGACCGCGCGATGCGGCCCGCATCGCGCAACTCGAAGGCGAGATGCGGCGGCTGGAAACGGAACTGCCGGACGAGCCACACATTGCCGAACTCTGGCGGCTGCTGGCCCGCTCCTACTACAAGATGGGCGCGCAGGACGATGCCTTGCGAGTCGCCCGCATCGCCTTGTCCAAAGTACGTCAGCATCCGGACCCGGTGGAGTACAAGGCCAACCAGACCGTGTTCCTGGTGTCGGCTCAGCAGGGACGTATGCCCGATGCCATCGCTGCCCTGCTTGAGGCGGAGCGGGCGAGCAAGGCACTGGGTGCGCCCGACGACGTCACCATGCTGCACAACGCGACCAGCTTGTTCATCTATGCCAACGAATGGAAAAGGGCGATCGACTACGGGCAGCGCGCGCTGGCGGCCTACGATGTCGCGCCACATAAGGATCTGACGCGCGCGGACGTGCTCAACAATCTGGGCACGGCCTATCAAGGCGCAAACGAACTGCAACGCTCCGAAGCGATCTATCGCCAGGCGTTGGCAGCGGGGCGTGCAGATGGCAAGACGTCGCTGATCGGGCCATTGAACAACCTGGGCAATGTGCTCGAGCTGCAGCATCGCCCGCGCGAGGCCTTGCCGTTGTTGCGTGAAGCGGCCGCGATGCTGAAGGGCGCGGCGCCGGCCGGCGATCACGGCGAAGCAGGCATCGTCTACTCCACGCTCGGCAACATTCTGGCCGATCTGGGCCAACGCGACGCCGCGGCCGATGCGTTCGAGCGCGCGCGGCAGATGTTCATGCGGTGGGACAACGTGCCACGGCGCCTGGAGTTGTACCCGCGCATGATCGACAACCTCGATGCGCTCGGCCGCGACCGTGAGGCGCTGGCGCTGATGCGCGAGTACAAAGCGGTCAACGACAAAGCCGTGAACGTCGAATCCAAGACCCGCATCGCGCAGCTCGAATCGGCGGTGGACCTGGCGCGCAAGAAGAGCGAACTGGCCGCACTCGGCCGCGCCCGCGCCGCCGAGCAGACCGCCTACGCGCAACTGCAGGCGCGCGAACAGCGCCAGCGCAGCGTGCTCTACGGCCTGCTCGCCGCGCTGCTGGCACTGGCCGGCTTCTTCCTGCTCAAGGTGCGCGAAGGTCGCGTGCGCCGGCGCATCAACGCCGAACTGGCGCGCAAGAACGACGAGATCCAGACTCAGCACCGCGAACTCGAACAGCTCGCCGCCACCATCCGTCGCCAGAGCGAAGAGGACGCCCTCACCGGCCTACGCAACCGCCGCTACGTTACCGCCTGGCTGCAGGCGCGCGAGGCTGCAGTGACGCCCGAGCGCAGGCAGGAGCCGCTGCTGATCGCCCTGCTGGACATCGACCACTTCAAGCGCGTCAACGACCTGCACGGCCACGAAGGCGGCGACCACGCGCTGATACGCCTGGGCGATCTGCTGCGCGAGTGTGCACGCAGCTCGGACATCATCGCCCGCTGGGGCGGCGAAGAGTTCCTGTGGATCTGCCCCGGCGGCACCCTGGCCGACGCGCCGCGCCTGTTCCGCCGCCTGCGCGACCGCCTGCATGCCGACCCGCTGGTACGCCCGACCGGCCGCATCGCCCTTACCGTGTCGATGGGCGTGAGCCTGTTCCCCGCCCACCCCGGCGGCGACTGGCCGCTGAGCCTGCGCATCGCCGACGCTGCCCTGTATCGCGCCAAGCATGCTGGCCGCGATCGTTGGGTGGGGCTGACGCTGGAAGGCGGGGCGACTGACCTCGGCGCCGATGTGTCGCTGGAGGTGCTGGAGGCAGAGGGGCGGTTGCGGCAGAGTGGCGGCGGGGGTGATGGGGTGGTATTTGTGGTGGGGCAGGGGGTGGCCTGA